From the genome of Blautia pseudococcoides, one region includes:
- a CDS encoding helix-turn-helix domain-containing protein, giving the protein MYDYDLCLIGKRIKELRNSRDMVQEVLAERIGVSWSTISRLERGDSMVSIDKLLAIAEALGTGIDSILYDFISNDESSDDLTTRQLKYILQLLNQKQKEYFLKNMQLFVSLFTEDTDK; this is encoded by the coding sequence ATGTATGACTATGATTTATGCTTGATTGGTAAGCGAATAAAAGAACTAAGAAATAGTAGAGATATGGTACAAGAGGTCTTAGCCGAAAGAATCGGTGTATCTTGGAGTACCATCAGTCGTTTGGAAAGAGGAGATTCGATGGTTAGTATTGATAAACTCTTAGCAATAGCTGAGGCACTCGGAACAGGTATTGATTCTATTTTGTATGATTTCATTTCAAATGATGAATCGAGTGATGATCTCACAACCAGGCAACTGAAATATATTCTGCAACTGTTGAATCAAAAGCAAAAAGAATATTTTCTTAAAAACATGCAGTTATTTGTTAGTCTTTTTACGGAAGATACAGACAAATAG
- a CDS encoding accessory gene regulator B family protein yields MLELISFYSTKFLASKLNISEDAFSIYKYGFTLLYSMVFSAISICTLSFILFDSPIYAIIFIFVFVSIRIYSGGFHAKTYLSCFILNNLFFLIIMYVALSMRDFYFLFPIFSLFSSFYIYRNTPVSNSFHPISQSKVVIYQRKTKFILIIVLIITMTLYFVQSQLSLIMSLTTFLVALLMIIVNKREI; encoded by the coding sequence ATGTTAGAATTAATTTCTTTTTATAGCACAAAATTTTTAGCCTCAAAATTGAATATTTCTGAAGATGCCTTTTCTATCTATAAGTATGGATTTACATTGTTATACTCTATGGTTTTTTCGGCAATTTCAATATGCACGTTGTCTTTTATTTTATTTGATAGTCCGATATATGCAATAATATTTATTTTTGTTTTTGTCTCAATAAGAATATATTCTGGTGGTTTTCATGCCAAAACATATCTTTCATGCTTTATACTCAATAATTTATTTTTTTTAATTATCATGTATGTAGCTTTATCCATGAGAGATTTTTATTTTTTATTTCCTATATTTTCTTTATTTTCAAGTTTTTACATATATAGAAATACACCTGTTTCAAATTCTTTTCATCCGATTAGTCAATCTAAAGTAGTAATTTATCAAAGAAAGACCAAATTTATTTTAATTATAGTCTTGATCATAACAATGACTTTATATTTTGTACAATCTCAACTGTCTCTTATTATGTCATTAACAACATTTCTTGTTGCATTGTTAATGATCATTGTTAATAAAAGAGAAATTTAA
- a CDS encoding ABC transporter permease → MKKYLQSFILVFRQIKSDYMLFAACFAPVFLGIIIKIFVPMINENLIAKGSEIAFSRYFPIFDLFLAIIAPVMLSFAFTMVMLEEIDDKVARYFIVTPLGKVGYLFSRLVLPAFLALILSIAILWFFGISAVVHHFAIGLAFLGALQAIIVSLMIVAFSSNKLEGMAVTKLGALFLLGIPAPFFITGPTQYIIGVLPSYWMSKTIIDKSPLCIIIGFLISIIWIFLLQKKIVQKVSG, encoded by the coding sequence ATGAAAAAATATTTGCAATCTTTCATTTTAGTATTTAGACAGATTAAAAGTGATTATATGTTATTTGCTGCATGTTTTGCGCCTGTTTTTTTGGGTATAATCATTAAGATTTTTGTGCCAATGATTAATGAAAATTTGATTGCTAAAGGTAGTGAGATAGCTTTTAGTAGGTATTTTCCAATATTTGATTTATTTTTAGCAATTATAGCACCAGTAATGCTGAGTTTTGCATTTACTATGGTTATGCTTGAGGAGATCGATGATAAAGTTGCACGCTATTTTATAGTTACACCGCTTGGGAAAGTTGGATATTTATTTTCTAGATTGGTATTGCCAGCATTTTTGGCGCTGATTTTATCAATAGCAATACTTTGGTTCTTTGGAATTTCTGCAGTAGTACATCATTTTGCAATAGGTCTTGCATTTTTAGGAGCATTACAAGCAATAATCGTATCACTAATGATTGTAGCATTTTCAAGTAACAAACTTGAAGGTATGGCAGTTACTAAACTTGGTGCATTATTTTTATTAGGTATACCAGCACCTTTTTTTATTACAGGTCCTACACAATATATTATTGGTGTACTGCCTTCATATTGGATGTCAAAAACAATAATAGACAAAAGTCCACTTTGTATTATAATTGGTTTTTTGATTTCAATAATTTGGATATTTCTGTTACAAAAAAAAATCGTACAGAAAGTATCTGGATGA
- a CDS encoding IS66 family transposase, with the protein MVVCDGYSAYRKQDGENPDITFAGCWTHARRYFSDALKALPKAAQKTAKDTVAYEALKRIGAICHLDNQLSDLKADERKKQRQMTVKPLAEAFFAWAKEVQSSGRLSKGKTLEGINYCINQEEALKVFLNDGEVPLDNNVTEGALRSFCLHKHAWKLIDSIDGAKSSAIIYSITETAKANNLNPFRYLTHILTVLKDHQDDTDYSFIEELLPWSDQLPEICRSKSKTTNM; encoded by the coding sequence ATGGTTGTCTGCGACGGCTATTCCGCTTATAGGAAGCAGGACGGGGAAAATCCGGATATCACTTTTGCAGGGTGTTGGACACATGCGAGGCGATATTTCTCGGATGCATTAAAAGCGCTCCCGAAAGCGGCACAAAAAACCGCGAAAGATACCGTTGCGTATGAGGCCCTGAAGCGGATCGGTGCCATCTGCCATCTGGACAATCAGTTATCTGATCTGAAAGCAGATGAACGGAAGAAACAGCGGCAGATGACGGTCAAACCTCTGGCAGAGGCTTTCTTTGCGTGGGCAAAAGAGGTTCAGTCTTCCGGACGTCTTTCCAAAGGGAAAACACTGGAAGGGATCAACTACTGTATCAATCAGGAAGAGGCACTGAAAGTGTTCCTGAATGACGGTGAAGTTCCGCTTGATAACAACGTAACAGAAGGAGCCCTGCGCAGCTTCTGCCTGCACAAACATGCATGGAAACTGATCGATAGTATCGATGGCGCGAAATCCAGTGCGATCATCTACAGCATAACGGAAACAGCTAAGGCGAATAACCTGAATCCGTTCCGTTATCTGACCCACATCCTGACAGTATTGAAGGACCATCAGGATGATACGGATTACAGCTTTATTGAAGAACTGCTTCCATGGTCCGATCAATTACCGGAGATCTGTCGGAGCAAATCTAAAACAACTAATATGTAA
- a CDS encoding TetR/AcrR family transcriptional regulator, translating to MPRFNEKERTEIYAALRKEGERLFSNLGTKKVTISDLCKAVNISKGSYYLFYPNKENLYWDIINTLHQKIFRNMDAMIQNKGKNSLLELIPQIIKGYLQVTRKHPILSINNKQKEYLYLKERDTDPNILFGLQINILMKLIDETGVQYKYPKEIIVRMLDIIVLMLSDKKLSEKEESILINIMTTVVY from the coding sequence GTGCCAAGATTTAATGAAAAGGAAAGAACTGAGATTTATGCTGCATTAAGGAAAGAAGGTGAAAGATTATTCTCAAATTTAGGAACAAAAAAGGTGACAATTAGTGATTTATGTAAAGCTGTCAATATCTCTAAGGGGTCGTATTACTTGTTTTATCCTAATAAGGAAAATTTGTATTGGGATATAATAAATACATTACATCAAAAGATATTTAGGAATATGGATGCAATGATTCAAAATAAAGGTAAAAATTCCTTACTTGAATTAATACCTCAGATTATTAAAGGCTATTTGCAGGTAACACGAAAACACCCTATTTTAAGCATAAATAATAAACAGAAGGAATATCTTTATTTAAAAGAAAGAGATACAGATCCTAATATACTTTTTGGATTGCAAATAAATATACTGATGAAATTAATAGATGAAACTGGAGTTCAGTATAAATATCCGAAAGAGATAATAGTAAGAATGTTAGATATAATAGTCTTAATGTTGTCAGATAAAAAGTTATCAGAAAAAGAAGAAAGCATATTGATTAATATAATGACTACAGTTGTTTATTAA
- a CDS encoding PaaI family thioesterase: protein MEDNDSKKKDVIIKNSALSNVPLYKMLKPEIVKWEEDKITVKFIIYPWELNHMSTLHGGVIATVLDLVCGLLTSYLTNSSAIPTINLNINFLTSAVVNEELYVEANADKVGKTIVNLSAKAYIRKNTNNSEIKKIATATATFYIVNKN from the coding sequence ATGGAAGATAATGATAGCAAAAAAAAAGATGTAATTATAAAAAATAGTGCACTTAGCAATGTACCTCTCTATAAAATGCTGAAACCGGAGATTGTAAAATGGGAAGAAGATAAAATAACAGTAAAATTCATTATTTATCCATGGGAATTAAATCATATGAGTACATTACATGGAGGAGTGATTGCTACTGTATTAGATTTGGTATGTGGTTTGTTGACGAGCTATTTAACTAATAGCTCGGCAATACCAACGATAAACTTAAATATAAATTTTTTAACAAGTGCAGTTGTTAACGAAGAATTATATGTGGAAGCTAATGCAGATAAAGTTGGAAAGACAATTGTGAACCTTTCAGCAAAGGCATACATCAGGAAAAATACTAATAATTCTGAGATTAAAAAAATTGCAACGGCAACGGCAACTTTTTATATTGTAAATAAGAATTGA
- a CDS encoding LytR/AlgR family response regulator transcription factor, which produces MTMKIAIVDDEPGFLSQIKHSVNTFCIEKHIPVQIELFETGYSLLFHIGPDVYYDVFLVDIELPDINGMEIAKAIRNNYSEAYIVFITSHTQYSLDAYELDVFRYIKKSNLLKKLPLALDDIWKEMSMGENDFYIIDTYMRQEKLYYKSILYVYKDGKNSVFVTTGGVSKVRKALGKVYEELGQDSFIIVDRSYLVDFAHVMKVVKNEIILRNGESITVSRPHIQEVKKEISNFWGRNI; this is translated from the coding sequence ATGACAATGAAAATAGCTATTGTTGATGATGAACCGGGCTTTCTTTCTCAAATCAAGCATTCTGTAAATACTTTTTGTATAGAAAAGCATATTCCAGTGCAAATAGAATTGTTTGAAACAGGTTATTCATTACTATTTCACATAGGTCCAGACGTATATTATGATGTGTTTTTAGTCGATATTGAGTTGCCTGATATAAATGGTATGGAGATTGCTAAAGCTATAAGAAATAATTATTCTGAGGCTTATATAGTTTTTATTACTTCTCATACTCAATACTCATTGGATGCCTATGAACTTGATGTATTTAGATATATTAAGAAAAGCAATTTACTTAAAAAATTGCCACTAGCATTGGATGACATTTGGAAAGAGATGTCAATGGGGGAAAATGACTTTTATATTATAGATACATATATGAGACAAGAAAAATTATACTATAAAAGTATTCTATATGTATACAAAGATGGAAAAAATTCGGTTTTTGTTACAACAGGGGGAGTGAGTAAAGTAAGAAAAGCTTTAGGAAAAGTATACGAAGAATTAGGACAAGACAGTTTCATCATTGTAGATCGTAGTTATCTTGTTGATTTTGCCCACGTAATGAAAGTGGTGAAAAATGAAATTATACTTCGTAATGGAGAATCCATTACTGTGAGTAGGCCCCACATACAAGAAGTTAAAAAAGAAATTTCAAATTTTTGGGGAAGAAATATATGA
- a CDS encoding sensor histidine kinase: protein MIIFFNIVEYVVTFIETFICYRILNLTFKSRQAKSYQERFILGYTFFISTLIYMNNQIALVSNTLILFVIGILSATAILIFKCTYIQALAEISAFYMVISLWDILWIFLISEISEKADMGSQMTMQLGLERILFIITMKVFLVIFYLILRSSKIQLEKLINPNAKGLIILSAGCYIAICYFQRVSILDFNKKLAENWTYFLFVLFLIILIMSIYKKYIKAIERQNIIEIKNNLTIENLRQLEKEYRKRAYDFHDLSNHIHVIKTYLQNQDIKSAIKYLNELDDSNSGENSSTVTWSGNHIIDSILNCKIAEAVSKGIEVTVQTKVYNNIIEDYDICVILSNLLDNAIESYATDVNSEKNIVVIMKSSNDMFVIVVKNKLSKIPDMKNGKLVSSKAKGSYHGIGLDSVKTAVEKYEGILKLSYENDWFIANVTLFCVN from the coding sequence ATGATTATATTTTTTAATATAGTAGAATATGTTGTGACATTTATAGAAACTTTTATCTGTTACAGAATATTGAATCTTACATTTAAAAGTCGACAGGCAAAGAGTTATCAAGAGAGATTTATTTTGGGGTACACATTTTTTATAAGTACTCTTATATATATGAATAATCAAATTGCTTTAGTCTCTAATACACTTATATTGTTTGTAATAGGTATACTTTCTGCTACTGCAATTTTAATATTTAAATGTACATATATTCAAGCACTTGCAGAAATCAGCGCCTTTTATATGGTTATTTCTTTATGGGATATTTTATGGATATTTCTTATTAGTGAAATAAGTGAAAAAGCAGATATGGGTAGTCAGATGACAATGCAATTAGGTTTAGAACGCATATTATTTATTATCACTATGAAAGTCTTTTTGGTGATTTTTTATCTTATTCTTCGTTCTTCAAAAATTCAACTTGAGAAGTTGATAAATCCAAATGCTAAGGGGCTAATTATATTATCGGCTGGGTGTTATATTGCAATATGTTATTTCCAACGGGTAAGTATATTAGATTTCAATAAAAAATTGGCGGAAAATTGGACGTATTTTTTGTTTGTTCTTTTTTTGATTATTTTGATAATGAGTATTTATAAGAAATATATTAAAGCTATAGAAAGACAAAACATTATTGAAATTAAAAATAATCTCACAATTGAAAATTTAAGACAATTAGAAAAAGAATATAGAAAAAGAGCATATGATTTTCATGATTTAAGTAATCATATACATGTAATAAAAACATATTTGCAAAACCAGGATATTAAAAGTGCTATTAAATATTTGAATGAGTTAGATGATTCGAATAGTGGAGAGAATAGCAGCACAGTTACATGGTCAGGTAACCATATAATTGACTCCATTCTCAACTGCAAGATTGCAGAAGCAGTGAGTAAGGGAATTGAGGTAACAGTTCAGACAAAAGTTTATAATAATATTATTGAGGATTATGATATATGTGTTATACTATCTAATTTATTGGATAACGCTATCGAATCGTATGCTACAGATGTGAATTCAGAAAAAAACATTGTAGTGATTATGAAGTCTAGTAATGATATGTTTGTTATTGTCGTTAAAAATAAACTCTCAAAAATACCAGATATGAAAAACGGAAAACTGGTTTCAAGTAAGGCGAAAGGTTCCTATCATGGAATAGGATTGGACAGTGTTAAAACAGCAGTCGAAAAATATGAAGGGATTTTAAAACTATCCTATGAAAATGATTGGTTTATTGCCAATGTAACTTTATTTTGTGTAAATTAA
- the tnpA gene encoding IS66 family insertion sequence element accessory protein TnpA has product MDKITHQIRAVYWTKILNECISSGMSKTAWCRANGISEKQFFYWQRISWAGRLSRIPRLHHYMERLIEQIADAKLNAMGVLPKNWMSSQASMSWNSSLTKRKL; this is encoded by the coding sequence ATGGATAAGATCACACATCAGATCCGTGCAGTGTATTGGACCAAAATCCTGAATGAATGCATAAGCAGCGGAATGTCCAAAACCGCCTGGTGCAGAGCAAATGGGATCTCAGAAAAGCAGTTCTTCTACTGGCAGAGGATCTCCTGGGCAGGGAGGCTGTCGAGAATTCCCAGACTTCATCATTACATGGAGCGCCTGATTGAGCAGATCGCTGACGCTAAATTAAACGCTATGGGCGTTCTTCCGAAAAACTGGATGTCATCGCAGGCCAGCATGAGCTGGAACTCATCTTTAACGAAGCGGAAGCTCTGA
- a CDS encoding transposase, producing MHRITRLDATVTQSGEFEAIHNAMSKPGSPYLRKAVFQAALIASFHDPVLSVYYQKKKAEGKHHLTCVVVVARKMCNIIYAVLKKNQPYVPKA from the coding sequence TTGCACAGGATAACCCGGCTTGATGCTACTGTCACACAATCCGGTGAATTTGAAGCCATCCACAATGCCATGAGTAAACCAGGTTCACCTTATCTTCGGAAGGCTGTTTTTCAGGCTGCCTTAATTGCTTCCTTCCACGATCCTGTATTAAGCGTCTATTATCAGAAAAAGAAGGCGGAAGGGAAACACCATCTGACCTGTGTGGTCGTTGTTGCCAGAAAAATGTGTAACATCATTTACGCTGTTCTTAAAAAGAATCAGCCTTACGTTCCAAAGGCGTAA
- a CDS encoding fluoroquinolone export ABC transporter permease subunit has product MRLKNLVQKDIFFQWKYGFYYIYALISIIYICVLNSLPEAYKNDVSTVLVFSDPAAIGLFFMGAIILLEKSQRILNAVAISPVKVMEYIFSKVIALAIISSIVSVVIAISTGMSNIFLVIIGTVLTSIIFTLIGIIAATQIQSLNQFMFISLIIEIICFLPPIVNIFSDKFQFLKFFPLDAATRIIGGTSANLILDIMLLIIINIVLFILCNRFTEKMFYKIGGGDI; this is encoded by the coding sequence ATGAGACTTAAAAATTTAGTTCAAAAAGATATTTTTTTTCAATGGAAGTATGGATTTTATTATATCTATGCATTAATAAGTATTATCTATATTTGTGTGCTAAATTCACTGCCGGAAGCGTATAAAAATGATGTTTCGACGGTATTGGTATTTTCTGATCCAGCAGCAATTGGATTGTTCTTTATGGGAGCGATAATACTTCTTGAAAAGAGTCAGAGGATATTAAATGCGGTGGCCATATCGCCTGTAAAGGTAATGGAATATATTTTTTCAAAGGTTATAGCTTTGGCAATTATTTCTTCTATAGTATCTGTAGTCATTGCAATTTCTACGGGTATGAGTAATATATTTCTTGTCATAATAGGAACAGTACTAACATCTATTATTTTTACTTTAATTGGAATTATTGCAGCTACACAGATACAGAGCTTAAATCAATTTATGTTTATAAGCCTGATTATTGAAATAATTTGTTTTTTACCACCTATAGTTAATATTTTTAGTGATAAATTTCAGTTTTTAAAATTTTTTCCTTTGGATGCTGCTACACGAATTATTGGTGGAACAAGTGCAAATTTGATACTTGATATTATGTTATTAATAATAATTAATATAGTATTGTTTATCTTATGTAATCGATTCACAGAAAAAATGTTTTATAAAATAGGAGGTGGTGATATATGA
- a CDS encoding cyclic lactone autoinducer peptide, which translates to MNALILLSNLVEKIALWGAGTASAGFSFQPETPEILIKCEYEKSEKK; encoded by the coding sequence ATGAACGCGTTAATTTTATTATCTAATTTAGTTGAAAAAATTGCCCTGTGGGGAGCTGGAACCGCTTCCGCAGGCTTTAGTTTTCAGCCTGAAACTCCGGAAATATTAATTAAATGTGAATATGAAAAATCAGAGAAAAAGTAA
- a CDS encoding IS66 family transposase: MKRYGRSSEKLDVIAGQHELELIFNEAEALTETLYVVVPAEEDVIQVRCRKRKGKREDDLKALPVEVILHTLSEEKLRELFGDNGWKQLPDEVYKRVCVQPAVYTVEEYHMAVYAGRGNQTIVKADRPKDLLRNSILTPAVSIMNAKYINGLPLYRISQEFLRNDIHISKQVMANWMIPCADRYLGILYDYLHKELYRFHVLQPDETPVMVSKDGRPANSKSYMWIYRTGKIYKDTPIILYEYQRTRKADHPGEFLKVPGHGCLRRLFRL; the protein is encoded by the coding sequence ATTAAACGCTATGGGCGTTCTTCCGAAAAACTGGATGTCATCGCAGGCCAGCATGAGCTGGAACTCATCTTTAACGAAGCGGAAGCTCTGACAGAAACGCTTTATGTTGTTGTGCCCGCCGAAGAGGATGTGATCCAGGTCAGATGCCGGAAACGGAAAGGAAAACGGGAGGATGATTTAAAGGCTCTCCCCGTTGAAGTGATCCTTCATACCCTTTCGGAGGAAAAACTGCGGGAACTCTTCGGAGATAACGGATGGAAACAGCTTCCAGATGAAGTCTACAAAAGAGTGTGTGTCCAGCCAGCCGTGTACACAGTCGAAGAGTATCACATGGCTGTCTATGCCGGCAGGGGCAATCAGACCATCGTCAAGGCTGATCGTCCGAAAGACCTGCTCCGCAACAGCATCTTGACTCCTGCGGTAAGTATCATGAATGCCAAGTATATAAATGGGCTTCCTTTATATCGGATCAGTCAGGAATTCCTGCGTAACGATATCCACATCTCCAAGCAGGTGATGGCGAACTGGATGATCCCGTGTGCGGACCGGTATCTGGGGATCCTTTATGACTACTTGCATAAAGAATTGTACCGTTTCCATGTGCTGCAGCCCGATGAGACACCAGTCATGGTATCGAAAGACGGACGCCCCGCAAACAGTAAGAGCTATATGTGGATCTACCGTACCGGCAAGATCTACAAAGATACGCCGATCATCCTGTATGAATACCAGCGTACCCGGAAAGCAGACCATCCGGGGGAATTCCTGAAAGTTCCCGGGCATGGTTGTCTGCGACGGCTATTCCGCTTATAG
- a CDS encoding ABC transporter ATP-binding protein, giving the protein MISVKELYFSYNNKPFLEDINFNVGDGEIFGFLGPSGAGKSTLQKILTGLITNYKGSVVIDGIENKKHNNTFYEKVGVDFEFPTVFEKFTARQNLEYFASLYKGAKRDIDELLKSVGLENDADKKVGAYSKGMKSRLNFIKSLIHNPKILFLDEPTSGLDPTNSHLMKDLILKEKRKGTTIIITTHNMFDATELCDNVAFIVGGEVSALDSPHNLIMSRGAAKIEYHYFEKEEKKRECLVTNSGQDQKLKELIANNKILSIHSSEPTLNDIFIDITGRSLQ; this is encoded by the coding sequence ATGATTAGTGTAAAAGAACTTTATTTTAGTTATAATAACAAACCATTTCTTGAGGATATTAATTTTAATGTAGGAGATGGAGAAATATTTGGATTTTTAGGACCTTCCGGCGCAGGAAAATCAACACTTCAGAAAATTTTAACAGGACTTATTACAAACTATAAAGGTAGTGTTGTAATTGATGGCATAGAGAATAAAAAGCATAACAATACCTTTTATGAAAAAGTAGGTGTGGATTTTGAATTTCCGACTGTTTTTGAAAAGTTCACAGCAAGACAAAACCTGGAGTATTTTGCCTCACTTTATAAAGGTGCAAAACGTGATATAGATGAGCTTTTAAAATCTGTTGGCTTAGAAAATGATGCAGATAAAAAGGTGGGGGCTTATTCAAAAGGAATGAAATCCAGATTAAATTTTATTAAATCATTAATTCATAACCCCAAAATATTATTTTTAGATGAACCAACAAGTGGGCTTGATCCTACAAACAGTCATCTAATGAAAGATTTAATTCTTAAAGAAAAAAGAAAAGGAACTACAATCATTATAACGACACACAATATGTTTGATGCGACAGAATTATGTGATAATGTAGCATTTATTGTTGGAGGGGAAGTTAGTGCACTTGATAGTCCACACAATTTAATTATGTCTAGAGGTGCTGCCAAAATTGAATATCACTATTTTGAGAAGGAAGAAAAAAAACGAGAATGTCTGGTCACGAATAGCGGTCAGGATCAGAAGTTGAAAGAGTTGATTGCTAACAATAAAATTCTTTCTATACACAGTAGTGAACCAACATTAAATGATATTTTTATTGATATTACTGGGAGGTCATTACAATGA